TGTAGAAAACTCATTCTACAAGCTGTCACAGTGGTGTTAAAACAGGTCAGGTTATAAAAAAGTCAGCCATCGCAGTGAGCTCCAAGGAGGGCTGTAATGCCAAAAGTGACTGAACatccttaatttaaaaaagttGGAAACTAAAATTTTGCCAAGCCATTACTATCTATTTGACACCTGTTTTCAGCCTCTCTTAAAAACCAACAAGTCAATACAGCTCAGACCACGACCTCAGTATATTTGCTCTTTTAGGTGCAACTTACTGACTAATCAGGAGGAGATCGATCTCAGCAGGATCTATCAAATCAATGTAAGGAAGAGCATCCATTCCTTCCAGTCCAGGATGGATTCCACAGTCaagctgaaaaatgaaagaaagttaAAGCCTCTAACAGAACGTATAAAAAACCCTCTTCTATTTTGGTCTAAAATATAGTTACTAGTGACCAGTAACTTTTAACATCATGCGAAAGAAGTATTTCTTCCATAAACACTGCTTTTAGCACTGAATTTCACATCTCGGGCTTCTGTCTAGATGACTTATCTCCACTGGGAAACCAAACACCTTTCAAAAAATCCCAGTCTTTCTTTATAACTTTGTACCTATGCAAGCCTTCATTCACACTTCAACAATACCTGAATATACAGAACCAGCGTATGCAAGTTATTTCAGCCACCATCTGAGAAGACAGCTGGAAAAGGGAACGAGAACACGTACGTGTGTACAGGTGACTGGTGACACACAACTGTTGGTAAACATTAGCCTTAGGTTCCACTGAAACCTAGTACGTGTAAATCTTAGAATCTACGTTTAAGACATCCATTCTGTTTGGGGATATGGATTTATTTTACGGACAGCCTCTGTAATGCCTGCTATCACATATGTCATATTGCTTCAGAAACACACAAAATGTGCCTCTTCTAGCACAGCGGCCAACTTCCGTGAGGAGGCTGAATTCTACCCGTGACATCTTTTTGTGACCCAAAGTACCACAATGAGGGCATACAAATACATTCATGCAATAAttaccattatttttcttcctttaaactCCAGAATAATACATGACCTTCCTACTTCTTGGCCAGCACCTCTGCAAAAGGATACAAAAGtcatcaaaattaaaacaacccACAATGTACAGATGTAACTCTATATTGGATGCCTTTAGCGGGACtatttttctgtgtagaaaCATAGCGTAGAGAGTGTAGAAATGACGACCGCACAGCCCTTTTAAGCTCAGATATTTAAAGTAACTGAACAGTTGTATTTATGCCAATGGAGATTCGAGCCCATATAATGctgcaggattaaaaaaaataatctggttttGGGAAATTATTTTGGTCTCTTCTTGGTTTTAGTGCAAGCCTGCACACTCAGCTCCCATAACGATACAACGAATTGAAAGTTTAATTAAACAACAAGTTACTTTTGGCCGAATAAACTTGATGTAGCACCTTCAAGTTGTGTCCAGAAGTTAACTCCTGTGGTGCTTCCAGGAGCACCTTCAAATTGCGTTGGTATCTttaccagggaaaaaaatcaatttaaaatgcTACGAAACCCACAATGTTTTCGAGgtacaaaaggaagaaaggaggttTCTCCTCGGCCGACGCCTCGGTGCTGCGCCAGGGAAGGACAGCCGGCCCGGGGGCTGCCGGCCCCGCGAACGCCGCGCGGCGAGAAACCAGGAGGCCACAAAACAGGCGCTTCCACGCCACGAACTGGCTCGGGCTGCCAGGGGCACGCTCCCGCCTCCCCTGTCGCGATACAGCACGACCGGGGACACCGAGCCGTCCACGCTAAGGGCGGCTCCTACCCGCACCTCAGGCCGGCCGGCCCGCCCGCCCATCGCCCGCCTgtcgcccccgccccgggctcGCCCCGCGGCTCCCGCCCAGGGCGCTCACAGAGGCCGGATGAGCAGCTGGTCGCTCTCCTCCGCCGGGATGAGGGCTTCGGCTTTCCGCTTGGCCGACATGGCGGccggcgccccgccgccgcagcccggcgccctccctccccaccgcGCTCCCCCTTCCGCTtcctccccgccgcgccgcgcggAGCGGCCCGGAAGCggaaggagaaggagggtgCGTGCGTGCGGGCGGGTGGCCGAGGTGAGGGGGAGCCGGCGGCGGCGAGCGGGTCCCGGGCGTGGCCCGCCCTCCCCCGGGTGTCGGCCGCTGGTCtcccggcggcggcgctgggAGAAGGGGCGGAGGGGCGCTGGGCCGGGGgagccgccccgcgccgccgcctgGCGGGAAGCGGGGTTTTGTCGTTTCTCAGGTTATCGCTTGGGCACACTTGCCGGTACTCCGGCAGCCGCTGCTCGGAGGAAGGGGCTGCTGGCTCCGTGCTGGTGGCTGGAAGGAGCCCAGGGGGGCGCGGGTATGCCGGGTACTTCGGTTCCTTGTTGTGCCGCTTGTCGCCGAGGGTGGCTTTTGGTCTGCTTAATCGGCTTGCTTAATGacagccgcagcagcagcctggggactgTAACCCAGCGCTGCACCCGGGGTCCGAGCTCCTCCGTGTGCaccttccatttattttctgcagcgTGAGCTGCCTTCGCTAggctctcttcctcctctgtcctCTTTCTTCCACCTGCTCAAAATTTCTGAAGCTTTGTAATTGAAATATTATTCTCTGAGGCCGGGAAGTGGGGTTGCGGCACTCTGACCGGGCACCAGCGTCCCGCTTCTCGACACCGGCCGGCCAAATGTTAAGTGAAGCAGTTGAAGTTGTAGGGCAGATACAGGAAAAATGCTTCGGGAATACTCCCAGAGTTGCCAGCCACTCGGCTCTAAAGCAGTAAATGTAACATGCTTCTTGCTTTAAGTTTCAGGGTCAGTAGTCCTTCAGAAGTagggtggtttttgtttttttttaatgggaaaataatCTTTGGAGCAGGGATTGCATTGGATGCACGTAGATAGTAGTAGTTACAAACAAATATCATCTAATGCTTTTAAGTGGGaatgtaaattttaatttttctcttgtttccacATCTATATATGCATTACAAACTGACCTTCGCAACAGTCTGTGAACTAGGTGGCAGCATTTTTTGGATGAATCGGAAGGACGGGAAGTTTTAGCAGAGAGCTTGAGGGACTTTCCCCAGTCACACATAAAGAGCACCAGAGGAACAGTCCTAGGTCTGTTCTCAGAGTCCTTTACAAGTTTCCAGTTTTTGTCCACTTTGGACACAGTGACTCTGGTGTTTGCCAGGAACTCCTTCCCTTGACCATATGACaactttaatttctatttttccacCCTAGAAGATCTTCCTTGATCCaattatgaaaaaatgtttagaaaaggaaaaaaacgacacagcagcagcagctcacaaAGCAGTGAAATCAGTACTAAAAGCAAGGTAAGTCAAATTTGGTATATGCTCTGTTTATGGATACGCTTCCATGTGTTCCAAGGTGACGGTTCAGTGGTTCGCTTGCACCAATGGTAGGATGTGAGTTCTATAACGTGCTGTGTTCCACATGGAGAAGTTTCTACTTCTGCTGTTCCTCATGTTGTGTTATGAGAGTTAAAACTACCTATCCATTATAAAGCCCTTGTATTCTGAGATGAATGCTCGGCTCCTTTCATAGCGAAGCCCACAAACACAAGAGTTTCTGGCAGCTCCTAGTAGGGTTTGGAGGAAAAAGTAGTCCATTTGTTCTGTAGTgataaatattgtttttaagGTGCCTGGTGCTAGGTACCAAGGATGAGGCTATTCTTCAGTTACTCAGTGTAGAGTTGCTTACTCAGTGTCTCTAAAAAGTATTCTTCGTATGAATAATGTGTCCATTTTGTCTGATAGGTTTTGGAATGATCAGTTGAATATTCTGGATTTTCCAAGGTGCCGTTTCTCTTCCCTTGCACTGCTATGTTATTTCGAGCCTTGGTGACAAGCATGTAGTTGTCAATTTCTTCAAGTTAAGATGCAGCACCAGAAAAGTCTGGACATAACCTTAAggttcattttctctttttcttttatttcctccttctttcatAATATTTGTGGACTTCTCAAGGGTGCCTGCTGAACTTCTATCAGTCTAATCTACATTCAGGCAGAAAGATAACTTCAGGAAAGAGgtggtgttgcttttttttcctccccattttgcagtgctgcttaagtaattagaaaataaacactagtttatttttaaaagggagtTGAGGCAGGGCATCTAAAAGTGAACTGTTAATATCTTCTCACTAACTTTCTGatgatactgattttttttttcttagtctgTAGATTCCAGTCTTGGGGGACTTTCCAGGTCTAGTACTGTGGCTAGTCTAGACACAGACTCCACAAAAAGTTCAGGTATGTAATCAGTTTGAGCAGATATGTATGGAGCAGGATTAACTTTACGTGTGTCCAtataaaaggacagaaaatggaaaaggttaaaatatgtgtttttaataaCTGAGTGAATCTGTTAGCCTGTTGACTAATGCACGCATAGCTCTAGGCTTCCAACGTCGTAACAATGATTCGTCTAGGATTAAGTCACTGTTTTTGAAGTAAAGTGTCTGAGTAAGAAGAACTTAGTTGTGTTACCAGTCTGTTACACAGCATAAATCTGGTATAACTTTTTGGAagctctgtttcctgctattATAAGTTTACATTTGCACTGAAATAATGGAAACAAGATTTGATTTTACTGGTTCTTGCTCATCAGATCACAGCGCATCACTGCTGGACCAAAcagttcatttaaaacaaatttttatttttatataggtATATAAAAAAGTAGAACCAGCTTTTCTATGTTTTCTGATTTAAGATTGTTAGCTCCAAATTTGAGTTTGTGCAAACAATGCTGTATTGTGGATTCATATGAAACTGTTGCCTTTACCAAGGGCTGTTCTGAATCAAGCCAGGGCAGTTCATTAGGGAGAGGAGTTAATATACTGTGGTAAGGTTAAGTGTTTGATGAAAGTCTACAAAAATTACGGAATTTAGTAAGTTAGCCCCATTAACACCAATTAGAACAGCATTACTGTTCTGGAAATCTTCAgaattgctttgttttattctgttgcAGGACAAAGCAACAGTAATTCTGATACATGTGCAGAATTTAGAGTTAAATATGTTGGTGCCATTGAAAAACTGAAGCATAATGAGAGCAAAAATCTTGAAGGGCCATTGGACTTGATAAATTACATAGATGTTGCACAGGTAAGTGGGTTACAAAAGACAATACCACCAACTTCAGAACGTTTTCAGCTCAGGTGTGTTTCTTTCATATTATCGCATGATCTGACATGTTTGTAAATTCTAGACTTACTAGAATAAAGTagcttactttaaaaaatattaagctaTGAATCTCAAAAGCTGCAACGCTCAATCCCATCCAACTGAGTAACTGGAGAAGATGCACCCAAAAAGCCGTTCTGAAGGAGCAGACTCAGAGCGAAGGCCCTTTTCATGAGTCATTACTGAACCAGGATCCCAGCGGAACGTTGTTAAATTTCACCATTGTTGGGGTTCGTATCTGGGAAAGAATCTCTCCTCCAGATTTCCTCGGTAGTGCAGAAGTTTTCCCATTGAGGACAATGTCAGTTTTCTGCTTACAATCACTTATGAACCTGTAACCAAAGAACCTGAATAATATTTGGGTGATCCTTGCCAAACTGTGGTTGCTTGTACTTATTTTTGTACTAAAAGCAGTAACTGGTTGTTCTCATTATGTAGCTGACcatttgtatatttaaaagcacagaatGTGTTTATCTTACAGCACCCTGACATTTCAAGTATCTGAATGTATGCTAAGATTTCTACAGCCAAATAACAAAATTGCTGCCAGTGTGGAACATAGATCACCCAGGGTCAGTGCAGCATGACAGGCTATGCATTATTTTTCAGCCCATCTGATCTGACCACAGGGCCAAACTCCCCTCTGAGATGATAAATTCCTTTTTGGAATTGTGTGATATTTagaatattatatattatattgatttcagttggaaaggacctgcaacagtcatccagtccaactgcctgaccacttcaggcCTGGCCAAAAGTTAAAGCACATTATTAAGgacattgtccaaatgcctcttaaacactgacaggcctgGGGCATCAgacacctctctgggaagcctgttccagtatttGACCACCCCCTTGGTAaggaaatgcttcctaatgtccagtctgaacatCCCCTGAATATACGtgacacaaagttaagggaTTGGATGAGTGCAAGAGCGGCAGGCAAAATCCACGCAGCAAGACATGAGCAGAGTTAGTGATGTGGCTGATCCAGTGGGACTGAAGTACacataaacacattttctattATGTATCTTCATTGTTTGTGTTCTTCTGTCTGCACTaaaggcttttgtttgtttccctccAAAGCAAGATGGAAAGTTACCTTTTGTTCCAGGTGAAGAGGAGTTTATTATGGGAGTTTCCAAATACGGCATTAAAGTTTCAACATCTGATCAGTATGTAAGTGATTCACAACAAACTGTCTTTTTGGTGAGAGCTGAAAAGCgctttcatttatttctctgataGATGATCTGTGTGACCAAAATATCACCTCTGGCTTTAAGCAGaagtcaaacaaacaaacaaaatcacagcagcactgcttcGTGTAGTATCTCCTCAGGGctctctgtatttttctgcGTGGATTGGTTGGATTTATGACAAGAATCCGTTCCTTTTGAGATAGAGCACCAGACAAAAGGCAAGCAAGCCTTTATACTCTTTGGGcacatcttcctttctctgtggctTTCCTGCCATCCTCTCAGGTGGTGAAGTAGCATGGCTGTGGTGGCCAAGACTATAGGTTCCTCAGCCTAGTTAGTAATGCAGAGTTAGTAATCCAATTCCTGTTGATATAATTGTGgagcagaaaaaacaaagagtggtttgtttttttttttcaagaatacCTGAGTTGTCTTCCTCTTTAGAGGTCTAGCCTTGCACTCCTAACCCGAGTGGGAGTTCACTCCAGCATTAAAGCCTCATGATACCACTTTATTGATCAAGCCTATTTTTGTCTGCATCATTTCCTACAtgtagtttattttcctttagcaCACTTCAAGTAGTTTTTTcgctaaaaataaaaatccgGTCTCTTCCCCAGGGCCCTCCAGTTGCCTTTGCGTAGCTTTGTATTGCAGCCATGTGGTTTCCTTCTGGTTGCCCTCAGAGCCCCAGATACCATAAATACTTGGCCTTGTGAAGTCGTGACCCATCAACAACCCCGCAATGCCTGTTAATAAAAGCCTCAAGTATGGGGATGGTGAATAGCATTGCTCAATAGCTGAATGCTCTGAAGAGAGCAAAAAAGTTTCCTTTGGtcccttcagaaaataaaacacttgtTTCTAATGCCTGGGAAGAAGTGTCGTAGTTGTTGCTCAAACTTCGAATtcttttgtgttctgtttttgcCATCCTCTTAAATTCATTCTTAATTCTCATTAAGAACATAGGTTACACTCTTATTTAAACTCCTTTGTACTTTGATAAAGATCAAATAGGtaatttaaagacttttttattcataattttttctGGCTTCAAGTTGAAAGCATGCACAAGCTGATAAAGCCTTCTGCGATTAAGCTAGCTTGCACTGGCATTTTATTGCATTGTATTCCGTTTCCCAGTTTCTGGCTTTTTGCATCTCTGTCATTGTTGACGTTCAATTTGTCCTTCAGTGCATTAGTCCACCTGACTCTTTCATACCATTCCAAGATGGAAAGGTTTTCTCTGCATTCATACAAAGAATTCAGTCTTTAGGAGTTCAGGGGAAAGGTGAGAGTTCTGTGATTTGTAGATACCTTTGCAGGTGAATAGGCAGCTATTTATTTCAGACgcaaaaagaaaattgactGAAAGATACAAAATTTATCCTCATGGATTTCAGCCAACATTtgacaaattatttaattagtAACTGAAATATGTACAGATGTATAATTCATTAATACATTTCCATTGTTAGTGGATGAAACCACCAGAAACCAAAGGTGGAGTATTTACAGAAGTTGCACTGAGGCTTTAGTCTTCTTCACATTCCATTTGCGTGTATTTGTACattatgtatatgtacatacgTGTATGGCAGTTTGTCCATCTGCTGTCCCATTTCTCTCTCAACTGCAGAATCCCCTCATAGCCAAATActggaaggaggggaggaaatcAATATACAGGGGGCATTCCATCCTCCCTCTTTTAGTGACAATCTACATGTACATGAACACTGTAGCAAGTTCCAAGCGAGTAACTGTAAAAAGTTATGTCATTTGGAGGCAAATCTTGGCATCTGTCATACAGAGACTGGAGGGTTGATCCAGTAAGTTCAGCATCGGCTTCAGCTGCCTTCAGTGTGGTATGATGGTGACGGTATGAGTAATCGTGAGTGGTTGCTGAGTGAATGTCAGGGATGAATATGTTTTTCAGCAAGGGGATCTTAGGAGCTGCGGTAGAGG
This Phalacrocorax aristotelis chromosome 3, bGulAri2.1, whole genome shotgun sequence DNA region includes the following protein-coding sequences:
- the ITGB1BP1 gene encoding integrin beta-1-binding protein 1 isoform X1, yielding MFRKGKKRHSSSSSQSSEISTKSKSVDSSLGGLSRSSTVASLDTDSTKSSGQSNSNSDTCAEFRVKYVGAIEKLKHNESKNLEGPLDLINYIDVAQAFVCFPPKQDGKLPFVPGEEEFIMGVSKYGIKVSTSDQYDVLHRHALYLIVRMVCYDDGLGAGKSLLALKTTDAASEECSLWVYQCNSLEQAQAICKVLSTAFDSVLMSEKS
- the ITGB1BP1 gene encoding integrin beta-1-binding protein 1 isoform X2, with translation MFRKGKKRHSSSSSQSSEISTKSKSVDSSLGGLSRSSTVASLDTDSTKSSGQSNSNSDTCAEFRVKYVGAIEKLKHNESKNLEGPLDLINYIDVAQQDGKLPFVPGEEEFIMGVSKYGIKVSTSDQYDVLHRHALYLIVRMVCYDDGLGAGKSLLALKTTDAASEECSLWVYQCNSLEQAQAICKVLSTAFDSVLMSEKS